The Kitasatospora sp. NBC_00374 genome has a segment encoding these proteins:
- the ileS gene encoding isoleucine--tRNA ligase: protein MASYNAVPAQVDLPALEHQILSFWQDQKVFRRSLEQSEGRPEWVFYEGPPTANGMPGAHHIEARVFKDVFPRFRTMKGYHVARKAGWDCHGLPVELAVEKELGFSGKQDIEAYGIAEFNARCRDSVTRHTDEFAKLTERMGYWVDLDEAYRTMDPEYIQSVWWSLKQIFDKGLLVQDHRVAPWCPRCGTGLSDHELAQGYETVVDPSVFVRFPLTSGPLAGEAALLVWTTTPWTLVSNTAAAVHPDVTYVVATDGTERLVVAEPLVGKALGEGWETTGQSFTGAEMERWAYTRPFDLVEIENAHYVLNADYVTTEDGTGIVHQSPAFGADDLATCRKYGLPVVNPVEADGTFAADVPLVGGVFFKKADETLVADLGARGLLFRHLPYEHSYPHCWRCHTALLYYAQPSWYIRTTAVKDALIRENEATNWYPENVKHGRFGDWLNNNIDWALSRNRYWGTPLPIWRCEEGHLSCVGSLAELSELTGTDQSELDPHRPFIDDVTFDCRQCSGTAVRVPEVIDAWYDSGSMPFAQYGYPYKNKELFERRYPAQFISEAIDQTRGWFYTLMAVGTLVFDRNSYENVVCLGHILAEDGRKMSKHLGNILQPIPLMDQHGADAVRWFMAAGGSPWSARRVGHGTIQEVVRKTLLTYWNTVAFQALYARTADWAPSASDPRPADRPQLDRWVLSELNTLVREVDAALEAYDTQRAGKLLSGFVDDLSNWYVRRGRRRFWQGDAAALATLHEALETVTRLMAPLTPFITERVWQDLVVPVAPEAPLSVHLSTWPVADETLIDTELSRHMALVRRLVELGRATRAESGVKTRQPLSRALVAAQGWEELPADLRAQIAEELNVAALESLAAVGGSLVDTTAKANFRALGKRFGKGVQDVAKAVAAADAAALAAGLRSGGEASVEVNGETVALTPDEVIITETPREGWAVANESGATVALDLAITPELKRLGVARDAIRQIQEARKNSGLDVADRIVLRWHATDEETAAAVAEHGGLVADEVLAVDFAAGPADWESQTFSDEALGLAFQLRKA from the coding sequence ATGGCCAGCTACAACGCCGTCCCCGCGCAGGTCGACCTGCCCGCGCTCGAGCACCAGATCCTCAGCTTCTGGCAGGACCAGAAGGTGTTCCGGCGCAGCCTGGAGCAGTCCGAGGGTCGTCCCGAGTGGGTCTTCTACGAGGGCCCGCCGACCGCCAACGGCATGCCCGGCGCCCACCACATCGAGGCCCGCGTCTTCAAGGACGTCTTCCCGCGCTTCCGGACCATGAAGGGCTACCACGTCGCCCGCAAGGCCGGCTGGGACTGCCACGGCCTGCCGGTCGAGCTGGCCGTCGAGAAGGAGCTGGGCTTCTCCGGCAAGCAGGACATCGAGGCGTACGGCATCGCCGAGTTCAACGCCAGGTGCCGCGACTCGGTCACCCGCCACACCGACGAGTTCGCCAAGCTCACCGAGCGGATGGGCTACTGGGTCGACCTCGACGAGGCGTACCGGACGATGGACCCGGAGTACATCCAGTCCGTCTGGTGGTCGCTGAAGCAGATCTTCGACAAGGGCCTGCTGGTGCAGGACCACCGGGTCGCCCCGTGGTGCCCGCGCTGCGGCACCGGCCTGTCCGACCACGAGCTCGCGCAGGGCTACGAGACCGTGGTCGACCCCTCGGTGTTCGTCCGCTTCCCGCTGACCTCCGGCCCGCTCGCGGGCGAGGCCGCGCTGCTGGTCTGGACGACCACCCCGTGGACCCTGGTGTCCAACACCGCCGCCGCCGTGCACCCGGACGTCACCTATGTGGTGGCCACCGACGGCACCGAGCGCCTGGTCGTCGCCGAGCCGCTGGTGGGCAAGGCGCTCGGCGAGGGCTGGGAGACCACCGGGCAGTCGTTCACCGGCGCCGAGATGGAGCGCTGGGCGTACACCCGGCCGTTCGACCTGGTCGAGATCGAGAACGCGCACTACGTGCTGAACGCCGACTACGTCACCACCGAGGACGGCACCGGCATCGTCCACCAGTCCCCCGCCTTCGGCGCGGACGACCTGGCGACCTGCCGCAAGTACGGCCTGCCGGTGGTCAACCCGGTCGAGGCCGACGGCACCTTCGCCGCAGACGTCCCGCTGGTCGGCGGCGTCTTCTTCAAGAAGGCCGACGAGACCCTGGTCGCCGACCTCGGCGCGCGCGGCCTGCTCTTCCGCCACCTGCCGTACGAGCACAGCTACCCGCACTGCTGGCGCTGCCACACGGCGCTGCTCTACTACGCGCAGCCGTCCTGGTACATCCGCACCACCGCCGTCAAGGACGCCCTGATCCGGGAGAACGAGGCGACCAACTGGTACCCGGAGAACGTCAAGCACGGCCGCTTCGGCGACTGGCTGAACAACAACATCGACTGGGCGCTCTCCCGCAACCGCTACTGGGGCACCCCGCTGCCGATCTGGCGCTGCGAGGAGGGCCACCTGTCCTGCGTCGGTTCGCTGGCGGAGCTCTCCGAGCTCACCGGCACCGACCAGAGCGAGCTGGACCCGCACCGCCCGTTCATCGACGACGTCACCTTCGACTGCCGCCAGTGCTCCGGCACCGCCGTGCGGGTGCCCGAGGTGATCGACGCCTGGTACGACTCGGGCTCGATGCCGTTCGCCCAGTACGGCTACCCGTACAAGAACAAGGAGCTGTTCGAGCGGCGCTACCCGGCGCAGTTCATCTCCGAGGCGATCGACCAGACCCGCGGCTGGTTCTACACGCTGATGGCGGTCGGCACCCTGGTGTTCGACCGGAACAGCTACGAGAACGTGGTGTGCCTGGGCCACATCCTGGCCGAGGACGGCCGCAAGATGTCCAAGCACCTGGGCAACATCCTGCAGCCGATCCCGCTGATGGACCAGCACGGCGCCGACGCGGTGCGCTGGTTCATGGCGGCCGGCGGCTCGCCGTGGTCGGCCCGCCGGGTCGGGCACGGGACGATCCAGGAGGTCGTCCGCAAGACCCTGCTGACCTACTGGAACACCGTCGCCTTCCAGGCCCTGTACGCCCGCACCGCCGACTGGGCGCCGTCCGCCTCGGACCCGCGCCCGGCCGACCGCCCGCAGCTGGACCGCTGGGTCCTCTCCGAGCTGAACACCCTGGTCCGCGAGGTGGACGCGGCGCTGGAGGCGTACGACACCCAGCGGGCCGGCAAGCTGCTCTCCGGCTTCGTCGACGACCTGTCCAACTGGTACGTGCGGCGCGGGCGCCGGCGCTTCTGGCAGGGCGACGCCGCCGCGCTGGCGACCCTGCACGAGGCGCTGGAGACCGTCACCCGGCTGATGGCCCCGCTGACCCCGTTCATCACCGAGCGGGTCTGGCAGGACCTGGTCGTCCCGGTCGCGCCCGAGGCGCCGCTCTCGGTGCACCTGTCGACCTGGCCGGTCGCGGACGAGACGCTGATCGACACCGAGCTGTCCCGGCACATGGCGCTGGTGCGCCGCCTGGTCGAGCTCGGCCGGGCCACCCGCGCCGAGTCCGGCGTGAAGACCCGCCAGCCGCTGTCCCGGGCACTGGTCGCCGCCCAGGGCTGGGAGGAGCTGCCAGCCGACCTGCGCGCGCAGATCGCCGAGGAGCTCAACGTCGCCGCCCTGGAGTCGCTCGCCGCAGTGGGCGGCTCGCTGGTCGACACCACCGCCAAGGCCAACTTCCGGGCGCTCGGCAAGCGCTTCGGCAAGGGTGTGCAGGACGTCGCCAAGGCGGTCGCCGCGGCCGACGCGGCCGCGCTGGCGGCCGGCCTGCGCTCCGGCGGCGAGGCGAGCGTCGAGGTGAACGGCGAGACCGTCGCCCTCACCCCGGACGAGGTGATCATCACCGAGACCCCGCGCGAGGGCTGGGCGGTGGCCAACGAGTCCGGCGCCACGGTCGCTCTCGACCTGGCCATCACCCCGGAGCTCAAGCGGCTCGGCGTCGCCCGCGACGCCATCCGCCAGATCCAGGAGGCCCGGAAGAACTCCGGCCTGGACGTCGCGGACCGGATCGTGCTCCGCTGGCACGCCACCGACGAGGAG